The proteins below come from a single Holdemania massiliensis genomic window:
- the wzx gene encoding O-unit flippase-like protein: MQIRVRNRDIIWSYLGSFFQYCTSLIVLPMVLSNVSSGELGLWYTFASVGTLVTYLDFGFSTTLIRNITYAWSGAHKIRKEGFDASDVGDKPNVDFIKRILTACRIICLVVALVAVVVLATGGTFYIRYITRDFKGYTHLIAWGIYSVAIFLNLYYNYCGNALRGIGEISAYQKIIVVSRVVQIILSYIGILSGYALIALSTAYLVSGFVIRFLSNRVLHKRINEVMQEQNVEYKESTEEKLKETVSIFKDIWHNAKRSGVISLCSYATNQSLTLICSAYLGVEETAAYGLCLQIITAIVSVSGIMFSTVQPQMINQMATGKEDEYRKTFSLGISVFWIVSIGGMIAFGLLSKPILILIGSRTRIPMVMYTFMCLYMFLEHNHGEFTAHFTMRNRIVYLYPYIISSISILVLSLIGAMLGGNIYTLMGVHFVVQIAYNNWKWPRESMKQMHTTSIRILSEGVTEIKIVLKKMLGCLY; encoded by the coding sequence ATGCAGATTAGGGTTAGGAATCGGGATATTATCTGGAGTTATTTAGGATCGTTTTTTCAATATTGTACATCACTTATTGTACTTCCTATGGTTCTTTCAAACGTTTCATCAGGCGAGTTGGGATTGTGGTATACCTTTGCAAGCGTAGGAACGCTTGTAACATATTTGGATTTTGGCTTTTCTACCACTTTAATCCGTAACATCACTTACGCCTGGAGTGGTGCGCACAAAATTCGAAAAGAGGGTTTTGATGCTTCTGATGTCGGAGATAAGCCAAATGTTGATTTTATCAAAAGGATTTTAACTGCATGTCGTATTATTTGCTTGGTTGTCGCTTTAGTAGCTGTGGTGGTGCTTGCAACCGGAGGAACGTTTTATATTCGCTATATCACACGTGATTTTAAAGGGTACACTCACTTGATTGCTTGGGGTATTTACTCTGTCGCTATTTTTTTGAATCTCTACTACAATTACTGCGGAAATGCTCTGAGGGGAATCGGCGAGATTAGTGCCTATCAGAAAATTATTGTTGTTTCTAGAGTAGTTCAGATTATCCTGAGTTATATAGGGATTTTGAGTGGGTATGCTCTGATTGCACTAAGTACCGCATATTTGGTATCGGGATTCGTTATTCGTTTCTTATCTAATAGGGTATTGCATAAACGAATCAACGAGGTAATGCAGGAACAAAATGTCGAATATAAGGAATCAACAGAAGAAAAGCTTAAGGAGACCGTTTCAATTTTTAAGGATATTTGGCATAACGCAAAACGATCAGGAGTTATTTCTCTTTGTAGTTATGCAACAAACCAGTCGTTGACACTGATATGCTCGGCTTATCTTGGAGTTGAAGAAACAGCAGCTTATGGTCTGTGTCTTCAAATTATAACCGCCATAGTGAGCGTTAGTGGTATTATGTTTAGTACGGTTCAGCCTCAAATGATCAATCAAATGGCAACAGGAAAAGAAGATGAATATAGAAAAACATTTTCCTTGGGTATCAGTGTTTTTTGGATTGTGTCAATTGGAGGAATGATTGCTTTCGGATTGCTTTCAAAGCCAATTCTTATATTGATTGGCTCACGTACAAGGATTCCCATGGTTATGTATACTTTTATGTGTTTGTATATGTTTTTGGAGCATAACCATGGTGAGTTCACTGCACATTTCACAATGAGGAATCGGATTGTATATCTTTATCCATATATTATTTCAAGTATATCAATTTTAGTGTTGTCTTTAATCGGAGCTATGCTTGGAGGTAATATATATACACTCATGGGTGTACATTTTGTGGTTCAGATTGCATATAACAACTGGAAATGGCCTCGTGAGTCAATGAAGCAAATGCACACTACATCGATACGTATACTTTCAGAAGGTGTGACAGAAATCAAAATTGTTTTAAAAAAAATGTTAGGTTGTTTATATTGA
- a CDS encoding LicD family protein, producing MNIYRRYSPDDSFGKLYINKRKWNIFRPFIKLLPFDWFYKRYINLIKKYPLRTSEYVTGDAFPYNFDKYVYPQEFIVDVISVPFEDIQMKIPVKFDAYLKAHYGNYMIPPDRDKRSGTHTDGIVDLGRPYRKYQNGDIKLS from the coding sequence ATGAATATATATCGTAGATATAGTCCAGATGATTCGTTTGGGAAGCTTTATATTAATAAGCGTAAGTGGAATATTTTCAGGCCGTTTATAAAGTTACTTCCGTTTGATTGGTTTTATAAAAGGTATATAAATCTTATAAAGAAGTATCCTCTTCGTACATCGGAATATGTTACAGGAGATGCATTTCCGTATAATTTCGATAAATATGTTTATCCTCAAGAATTTATTGTTGATGTCATATCTGTGCCTTTTGAGGATATACAAATGAAGATTCCAGTAAAGTTTGATGCATATTTAAAGGCACATTATGGCAATTATATGATACCTCCGGATAGAGATAAAAGAAGCGGAACCCACACGGATGGCATTGTCGATTTGGGTCGACCATACAGAAAATATCAGAATGGTGATATTAAATTATCTTAA
- the wecB gene encoding non-hydrolyzing UDP-N-acetylglucosamine 2-epimerase translates to MNNFLNDKWKNNGKLKLLIIVGTRPEIIRLAAVINKTRKYFDTILAHTGQNYDYNLNGVFFKDLKLADPDVYLNAVGEDLGETCGNIIAQSYKLMVTIKPDAVLVLGDTNSCLSVISAKRLHIPIFHMEAGNRCKDECLPEETNRRIVDIISDVNMAYSEHARRYLAECGLPKERTYVTGSPMAEVLHNNLAEIEASDIHDRLGLEKGKYILLSAHREENIDTEKNFFSLFNAINKMAEKYDMPILYSCHPRSRMRLEKSGFQLDKRVIQHEPLGFHDYNYLQMNAFAVVSDSGTLPEESSFFTSIGHPFPAVCIRTSTERPEALDKACFILSGIDEKGLLQSVDTAVEMNRAGDYGIPVPDYIEENVSTKVVKIIQSYVGVVNKMVWRKDV, encoded by the coding sequence ATGAATAATTTTTTAAATGATAAATGGAAAAATAATGGTAAGCTAAAACTTTTGATCATTGTTGGTACACGTCCTGAGATCATCCGCTTGGCTGCTGTTATCAATAAGACACGTAAGTATTTCGATACAATTCTTGCCCATACTGGTCAAAACTACGACTATAACCTCAATGGTGTGTTCTTCAAGGATTTGAAGCTTGCTGATCCAGATGTGTATTTGAATGCTGTTGGTGAGGATCTTGGTGAAACTTGTGGCAATATCATTGCTCAAAGTTACAAGTTGATGGTTACTATTAAGCCTGATGCAGTGTTGGTACTTGGCGATACAAACAGCTGTCTATCTGTTATCAGTGCTAAGCGTCTGCATATTCCGATCTTTCATATGGAAGCCGGAAACAGATGTAAAGATGAATGTCTTCCAGAAGAAACAAATCGTAGAATTGTAGACATTATCTCAGATGTGAATATGGCTTATTCCGAGCATGCACGCCGCTATCTTGCTGAGTGTGGACTTCCAAAAGAAAGAACTTATGTTACAGGTTCTCCTATGGCAGAGGTGCTTCATAACAATCTGGCAGAGATCGAAGCATCAGATATCCATGATCGTCTTGGTCTTGAAAAGGGAAAGTATATTCTCTTGTCTGCTCACCGTGAGGAGAACATTGATACAGAGAAAAATTTCTTTAGTCTCTTCAATGCAATTAATAAAATGGCGGAAAAGTACGATATGCCAATCCTGTATTCCTGTCATCCGCGCAGCCGTATGCGTTTGGAGAAGTCAGGTTTCCAGTTGGACAAGCGTGTAATCCAACATGAGCCTCTCGGCTTCCATGACTACAACTACCTGCAGATGAATGCATTCGCAGTTGTATCTGACAGCGGGACATTGCCTGAGGAAAGTTCTTTCTTCACCAGTATTGGTCATCCGTTCCCAGCGGTATGTATTCGTACATCTACCGAACGTCCGGAGGCATTGGATAAGGCCTGTTTTATTCTTTCTGGGATTGATGAAAAGGGTTTGCTTCAGTCCGTTGATACTGCGGTTGAGATGAACAGAGCAGGTGACTACGGCATTCCCGTGCCGGATTACATTGAAGAAAATGTTTCTACCAAGGTTGTCAAGATCATTCAGAGCTATGTTGGGGTAGTTAATAAGATGGTTTGGAGAAAAGATGTGTAA
- a CDS encoding glycosyltransferase, translating into MTRKLLSINLGNFGSTGKIMRFISHIAEENGFETYQAYPENKNNVEKNARDITICSYYYSRVNERLAYYSGLRGIQSFFPTLIFLKKIRAIDPDIVHLHNIHGNFINLPLLFGYLKKHGIKVVWTLHDCWSFTGQCPYFDYIHCEKWKTGCHDCEQLSRYPAAKIDHTRLKWKLKRKWFTGIDNLFIVTPSDWLMHLVKQSYLRDYPVTVINNGIDTEVFKPTKSKLREKYKLDDAFVILGVAYDWEPRKGLNVFIKAAKVLPDDCRIILIGTNDNVDRQLPDNII; encoded by the coding sequence ATGACAAGAAAATTATTATCTATTAATCTTGGGAACTTTGGCAGCACGGGAAAAATAATGAGATTTATTTCTCATATAGCAGAAGAGAATGGATTTGAAACGTATCAGGCGTATCCAGAAAATAAGAATAACGTAGAAAAAAATGCTAGAGACATTACCATATGTAGTTATTATTATTCGCGGGTAAATGAGAGATTGGCTTATTATTCAGGACTACGGGGAATACAGTCTTTTTTTCCTACGCTTATATTCCTGAAAAAAATTCGGGCAATAGATCCAGATATTGTTCATCTTCATAATATTCATGGAAATTTCATTAACTTGCCGTTATTGTTTGGGTATTTAAAAAAGCATGGAATTAAAGTGGTTTGGACTCTACATGATTGTTGGTCCTTTACTGGACAGTGCCCGTATTTTGACTATATTCACTGTGAAAAGTGGAAGACAGGATGTCATGACTGTGAACAGTTAAGTCGATATCCTGCGGCAAAAATTGATCACACAAGACTTAAATGGAAATTGAAAAGAAAATGGTTTACCGGAATAGATAACTTATTTATTGTTACACCTTCAGATTGGTTGATGCACCTGGTAAAACAAAGCTATTTAAGGGATTATCCTGTAACTGTAATTAATAATGGTATTGATACAGAGGTATTTAAGCCAACTAAAAGTAAATTAAGAGAAAAATACAAGTTAGATGATGCATTCGTCATCCTTGGAGTTGCCTATGATTGGGAGCCACGAAAAGGATTGAATGTCTTTATCAAGGCTGCAAAAGTTCTGCCAGATGACTGTAGGATTATACTAATAGGAACTAATGATAATGTGGATAGGCAGTTACCTGACAATATTATTTAA
- a CDS encoding LicD family protein, with translation MNELQSEILSIYKEINKVCKRNNIDCIAVAGTCLGAVRHQGFIPWDDDLDIGVAIEDYDRLLSLLRKELPPHLKVITPSDVKHMHLFFSKVTNINTTCIEENVKPFPDRYMGVFVDLFPLFGIGGGGGTRKTQVL, from the coding sequence ATGAACGAATTACAGAGTGAAATACTTTCCATTTACAAAGAAATAAATAAAGTGTGCAAGAGGAATAATATTGACTGTATCGCTGTGGCAGGTACCTGTTTGGGGGCAGTTAGGCATCAAGGTTTTATTCCTTGGGATGATGACTTGGATATAGGTGTGGCTATTGAGGATTATGATAGATTACTTTCGTTATTGAGGAAGGAATTACCACCTCATCTAAAAGTTATCACTCCAAGTGATGTAAAACATATGCATTTATTTTTTTCAAAGGTTACTAATATAAACACGACTTGCATTGAGGAAAACGTGAAACCTTTCCCTGATCGATATATGGGGGTCTTTGTTGATTTGTTCCCATTATTTGGAATCGGGGGGGGGGGGGGTACTAGAAAAACTCAAGTTCTATAA
- a CDS encoding polysaccharide biosynthesis protein — protein sequence MSLFKEKTLLITGGTGSFGNAILNRFLKTDIGEIRIFSRDEKKQDDMRHEFLVKMPEMADKISFYIGDVRDLASVKNAMHGVDYIFHAAALKQVPSCEFFPIEAVKTNVLGTENVLTAAIDAGVKKVVCLSTDKAAYPVNAMGTSKAMMEKVIVAKARTTDTTKICCTRYGNVMCSRGSVIPLWIDQIRNGNPITLTEPTMTRFIMSLDEAVDLVLFAFEHGEPGDILVQKAPACTIQTQAEAVCELFGGDKENIKVIGIRHGEKIYETLLTNEECAHAIDMGNFYRVPCDKRNLNYDKYFTQGNVERAKLSEFNSNNTQLLTVEQTKEKIVSLQYIQNELAKKTK from the coding sequence ATGTCCTTGTTTAAAGAAAAAACATTATTAATTACTGGGGGTACCGGCTCCTTCGGGAATGCGATTTTGAACCGCTTCCTTAAGACGGATATTGGGGAAATTCGTATTTTCTCCAGAGACGAGAAGAAACAGGATGATATGCGTCATGAGTTCCTAGTGAAAATGCCAGAAATGGCGGATAAAATCAGTTTTTATATTGGAGATGTTCGCGACTTAGCCTCTGTCAAAAATGCTATGCATGGCGTTGATTATATTTTCCACGCTGCTGCATTAAAGCAAGTGCCAAGTTGCGAGTTTTTCCCAATTGAGGCGGTGAAGACCAATGTTCTTGGAACCGAGAATGTTCTGACAGCCGCTATTGATGCTGGTGTAAAAAAAGTCGTGTGTTTATCTACTGATAAAGCTGCCTATCCTGTGAATGCTATGGGAACATCTAAGGCAATGATGGAAAAGGTAATTGTAGCGAAGGCCAGAACAACAGATACCACAAAGATCTGTTGCACACGATATGGAAACGTTATGTGTTCTCGCGGTTCTGTTATCCCTCTCTGGATTGACCAGATTAGAAATGGTAATCCAATAACACTTACGGAGCCGACCATGACCCGCTTTATTATGTCACTTGATGAGGCCGTGGATTTAGTGCTCTTCGCATTTGAACACGGTGAACCAGGTGATATCCTTGTTCAGAAGGCACCTGCTTGTACAATTCAGACACAGGCAGAAGCAGTCTGTGAATTGTTTGGTGGAGACAAAGAAAATATTAAAGTCATTGGTATTCGACATGGAGAGAAAATATATGAGACTCTTCTGACCAACGAGGAATGTGCTCATGCAATCGACATGGGCAATTTCTACAGAGTGCCGTGTGATAAGCGCAATCTTAATTATGATAAGTACTTCACACAAGGTAATGTAGAGAGAGCTAAATTAAGCGAGTTTAATTCCAATAATACACAACTCCTTACAGTAGAGCAAACGAAGGAGAAGATTGTATCTTTGCAGTATATTCAGAACGAGTTGGCTAAGAAAACAAAGTAA
- a CDS encoding acyltransferase family protein: MTKRESNLDLMRLICMGMVVTLHYFGESGILSAKNLTSLNMLFAGVMVVVCRCAVNCFYMNSGYFFHVEEEKISIKKSLKSTIALYRQIWFYSVFIFVFTMMCRIDTFSVGKLIRAVFPVLGNQYWFATVFLLISLLRPFLNKMTCRLSNYEFGIFLATLLFFDCVQAVFGVDVFNEFGNGFLHAITMIMLGAAIRRYDKKLPKVKAGLIYVGACLILLLSRVLLRLLPGCPIDYWSDLMIYNSPLLVAMAYGMFKFFKCLKVQSNFLSRISGSIFAVYLIQDHSCMRGNLWEKIFRNSQFFVSNFMVLHWLLSVILIIVVCITVDMLLKKAGAYLTRAIRVHK; encoded by the coding sequence ATGACTAAACGAGAGTCAAATTTAGATTTGATGCGGTTGATTTGCATGGGAATGGTAGTGACACTTCATTATTTTGGAGAGTCGGGTATACTCTCAGCTAAGAATCTAACGTCTCTAAACATGTTGTTTGCTGGTGTTATGGTAGTAGTTTGCAGGTGTGCAGTGAATTGTTTCTATATGAATTCCGGATATTTCTTCCATGTTGAAGAAGAAAAGATCTCTATAAAAAAGTCACTTAAATCTACAATCGCATTATATAGACAGATTTGGTTTTATTCCGTTTTCATTTTTGTATTTACTATGATGTGCCGTATAGACACTTTTAGTGTAGGAAAATTAATTCGGGCTGTTTTTCCTGTTTTAGGAAACCAATATTGGTTTGCAACGGTATTCCTTTTGATTTCTCTGTTACGACCGTTTTTGAACAAAATGACATGCAGGCTTTCAAATTATGAGTTTGGCATATTTCTTGCAACTCTACTATTTTTTGACTGTGTACAGGCAGTATTTGGTGTTGATGTGTTTAATGAGTTTGGTAATGGATTTTTACATGCGATTACTATGATTATGCTGGGAGCGGCAATTCGAAGATATGACAAAAAACTTCCTAAAGTAAAAGCAGGTTTAATATATGTAGGAGCATGCCTTATCCTTTTATTGAGCAGAGTGCTTCTGCGTTTGCTTCCAGGTTGTCCGATAGATTACTGGAGCGATCTGATGATTTATAATTCTCCTTTGTTAGTCGCGATGGCATATGGTATGTTTAAGTTCTTTAAATGTTTGAAAGTACAGAGCAACTTTTTGTCAAGAATTTCAGGATCAATATTTGCTGTATACCTGATTCAAGACCACTCCTGTATGCGTGGGAATCTTTGGGAAAAGATCTTTAGAAATTCACAGTTTTTTGTAAGTAATTTCATGGTGCTGCATTGGCTATTGTCAGTGATTTTGATAATAGTAGTATGTATTACGGTTGATATGTTGCTTAAAAAGGCGGGAGCCTATTTGACCAGAGCAATCCGTGTTCATAAATAG
- a CDS encoding glycosyltransferase family 4 protein: MIKIAIIGTKEYPIPNIRGGAIETLVTALIDENEKFHKMDIDLITIKCTGLDKVTETYRRTNFVLLNEQLFSLHIKEFLYRICRRLSGYRLSYRDRHMMAANEYLKKHTYDVVVFENTALDMMQACTYGTAKNFFHIHADYINKELKGIESFCKHCDLLVGVSDFISKRLETLPYMDGKTRTLKNAIDTTMYGKERYVDFRIEMRKKYGFHDCEKVILYCSRLSREKGILELVKAVQKVPECKLLIVGGENFSSDKMTEYTQELQIEIQKIKNRVVMTGYIPHDDVPKYMSIADIGAIPSVCNEAASLTLLEMRSSGLPTIASRRGGIPEYCSEETTILVDTDDNFIDHLAEGIRILCTNNELYAKMQMVASQEMEQFDYSNYYWRFVNMIKREIKYAD; encoded by the coding sequence ATGATAAAGATTGCGATTATTGGGACAAAAGAATATCCTATTCCGAATATACGTGGCGGTGCAATTGAAACGCTTGTGACTGCTCTAATTGATGAAAATGAAAAGTTCCATAAAATGGATATCGACTTGATTACGATTAAATGCACTGGACTAGACAAAGTAACAGAGACTTATAGACGTACAAATTTTGTGCTCTTGAATGAGCAGTTATTCTCCCTTCACATTAAGGAGTTTCTGTATAGAATATGCCGAAGACTTTCCGGATATCGATTATCTTATCGAGATCGTCATATGATGGCTGCGAATGAGTATTTAAAAAAACATACGTATGATGTGGTGGTGTTTGAGAACACCGCGTTAGACATGATGCAGGCATGTACTTATGGAACAGCGAAAAATTTTTTTCACATTCATGCTGATTATATTAATAAAGAACTGAAAGGAATAGAATCATTTTGTAAACATTGTGATTTATTGGTGGGAGTTAGTGATTTTATATCTAAGCGATTGGAAACACTTCCTTATATGGATGGGAAAACAAGAACGTTAAAAAACGCTATTGATACGACTATGTATGGAAAGGAAAGGTATGTGGACTTCCGTATAGAGATGCGTAAGAAATATGGCTTTCATGACTGTGAAAAAGTTATCCTCTACTGTAGCCGCCTAAGTCGTGAAAAAGGGATTCTTGAGTTAGTGAAGGCTGTTCAGAAAGTGCCGGAATGTAAGCTGTTGATTGTCGGGGGTGAGAATTTTAGTTCAGATAAAATGACAGAATACACACAAGAGTTACAGATAGAGATTCAGAAGATAAAGAACCGAGTGGTGATGACAGGGTATATCCCCCACGATGATGTTCCTAAATATATGAGCATTGCAGATATCGGTGCAATACCGTCTGTGTGTAATGAAGCTGCATCACTTACTTTATTGGAAATGAGATCTAGTGGACTGCCAACAATTGCCTCAAGAAGAGGAGGAATTCCTGAATATTGTAGTGAAGAAACAACGATATTGGTGGATACGGATGATAATTTCATTGACCATTTGGCAGAGGGAATCCGCATTTTGTGCACTAACAATGAATTGTATGCAAAGATGCAGATGGTAGCAAGTCAGGAAATGGAACAGTTTGATTACTCCAATTATTACTGGAGATTTGTAAATATGATCAAGAGGGAAATTAAGTATGCAGATTAG